TAGATGAAAATACGCTTATAGCTGTTAATAAGGTTGTTGATATATATGAACTATAGAGATTTACACATTGTGAAAAAGATACTTTCAGAGATAACTATTGTTGAAGCACTTATTGATGGTTTCAATTTAGAAAGATTTCTTAAAGATGAAAGAACTAAAAGAGCAGCATGCATGACACTTATCAACATAGGTGAGCTTGTTAAAAATCTTACAGAAGAATTTAAATCAAACTATAACCTTATTCCTTGGAGAGCCATTGCTGGCATGAGAGATATCACAGTTCATAAATATCAAACCTTAAAAATGGGAGATGTATGGGTCACATTGGAGAATGATATTCCGAATTTAAAATTAAATTTGATTGGTATTTTAAACGAACAAAAATGAAATTTAAATTCTTCCCGTAAGATCTATATAATAAAGACTGTCTAAAAACAAAAACACCTCCGACTTTTTTGGGGGGACTGACCCCTTTTGGGAGGAACTGGAAACCATCAGGCTTTCTGATTCAGAACAATTAGTTTTATAATCCCATTAAAATTCTAAGTCGGTCTTCAATCAATTGTGTTTTTGCATAATCAATTGATCCCCATTTTTCTATCAACCTATCCGTTGAAATTGACCTCACGTCTTCACATTTGATGTAGCTGATTTCTTTTAATCCTCCTTCTGGAGGAGCAACCTCAACATGGAAGGGAATTCCTTTGTTTTTTGTAGTTATTGGCAAAACAACAACAAGACCAGCAGGACCATGATTGAATAAGTCAACGGATATAATTAGACAGGGACGTTGCCCTGCCTGTTCTCGGCCAATAACAGGGTTCAGCTTAACAAGCCATATATCTCCTCTAGAAGGCTTCATTACTCATCCCCCAATCCATCTTCTAAAGAAACATCCCATTCATTTCTTTCATCTATTTCTTCCTGCCATTGGTTGGCATTTCTTTTTAATACTGAATAAGCTTCATTGGCTTCCCTTATAAACTGGTTTCTTCGGTATTCTTCAATTGCTTTACTCAATACCTCTTGTTTAGTTTCTCCAGTACTTCGTGCTATTTCATTAAGTATTTTAAAAGTTTTCGCATTAATTCTGACAAGGGAACTGCTCATTATAATTACCTCCGTGGTTCTTGTTACTTTTTAGTATACATTCTTGTATAAAAAATTGCAACATGGGGGACTGACCCCTTTTGACCCCTTTTGGGAGGAACTGGGAAGCCGTCAGGTTTTCTGGTTCCAACCTTTCTTTTTGTTTTAAACAAGCCAAGATTTCTTCCTGTAATTTTTTACCTTATAGTTTGTGAAGAAATCTTCACACTTTTATGCTAGTTTATTCATCGTTTTTCTCGCAATAGTCTGATAATCTTATATAAATTTATAGGACAAGGGAGTGTACTTATGTTAAAAAGGCTACTATCAATTCTTATCCTAGTTGGTGTTTTATTGGCATTTGTTTTTCCAGGTGGAACTTATGCAGCTCCTCCAAAGTGGTGGCAAATAGTTAAGGCTGATGCAATTGGTGCCCTGGACGGATATCTCGGCAGCGGCACTGTTGGAGGAGCAATTATTGGTGGTGTAAAGGGTTCCTTGGAAGCCAGTATTACAGAAGGTGCCGGTGGTGGGTCCTGGAATACTGATGCTGCTGCCAAGGCTGGTGTAGGGCTTCATCACAATTTAGCTCTAAACCACATATATCAAAACATGAAATTTCAAGGGGAAGTATTAACTGATGCAGAAAGGAAAATGGTATTAGAACTGCTCAATCAGTATATGATTAGGAACAACCTTGAGATAGATGGTATTACTGGTGAATATCTCAGTCCACAAATGGTTGAAAAAGGATTAGCTCTAAAACTGCAAAGCGCAGTACGAGAAGGACGAATATCAGCAGAATTTTCTGCAGCACTTAGACAAGCTATAGAATTACTGGACTCTGATTTTGAATCACCACGGGCATACATAGATAGGGTTACTCCCCTACTATATCAGGATAGGTTTACAGGTAAAGAGGATAGAATCATAGCTGAAATCTATCTTGATGTTATCTCATATTCTAACGCTTATTGGGAGCATGCCGCAAGTTCTGGCACTGACACAGAAGAGCCAGTTCGTGAGGAAAAAAGGCTGGTTCTAAGAATTGACAAAAACCAGGCTGCAGTTAATGAAGCATCCATGATCCTTGATGTACCACCTTTTATAAGAGATGGAAGAACCCTGGTACCCTTTAGATTTATAGGGGAACAGCTTGGTGCTTCAATAGGATGGAATGCCAGCACCAGGGCTGTAACTTATGTAACTGCAGATACAGAAATTACCTTGTTTATAGGCAGCACAACAGCCATAATTAATGGAGTAGAGACTACCCTGGATACTCCCCCCATTATTGTAAACAGCAGAACTGTCGTTCCTGTGAGATTTATTAGCGAATCACTTGGTTTCACTGTTGACTGGAAAGCAGATCTCCGAGAAATAATTATTAAAGGAAAGTGATGGGAGGACTGACCCCTTTTGGGATAAATTGGGAGGAACTGGAAAGCCGTCGGGCTTTCTGGTTCCAACCGAACAATTGTCAA
This genomic stretch from Desulfitibacter alkalitolerans DSM 16504 harbors:
- a CDS encoding HepT-like ribonuclease domain-containing protein, coding for MNYRDLHIVKKILSEITIVEALIDGFNLERFLKDERTKRAACMTLINIGELVKNLTEEFKSNYNLIPWRAIAGMRDITVHKYQTLKMGDVWVTLENDIPNLKLNLIGILNEQK
- a CDS encoding type II toxin-antitoxin system PemK/MazF family toxin, coding for MKPSRGDIWLVKLNPVIGREQAGQRPCLIISVDLFNHGPAGLVVVLPITTKNKGIPFHVEVAPPEGGLKEISYIKCEDVRSISTDRLIEKWGSIDYAKTQLIEDRLRILMGL
- a CDS encoding copper amine oxidase N-terminal domain-containing protein, translating into MLKRLLSILILVGVLLAFVFPGGTYAAPPKWWQIVKADAIGALDGYLGSGTVGGAIIGGVKGSLEASITEGAGGGSWNTDAAAKAGVGLHHNLALNHIYQNMKFQGEVLTDAERKMVLELLNQYMIRNNLEIDGITGEYLSPQMVEKGLALKLQSAVREGRISAEFSAALRQAIELLDSDFESPRAYIDRVTPLLYQDRFTGKEDRIIAEIYLDVISYSNAYWEHAASSGTDTEEPVREEKRLVLRIDKNQAAVNEASMILDVPPFIRDGRTLVPFRFIGEQLGASIGWNASTRAVTYVTADTEITLFIGSTTAIINGVETTLDTPPIIVNSRTVVPVRFISESLGFTVDWKADLREIIIKGK